Proteins encoded within one genomic window of Komagataella phaffii GS115 chromosome 3, complete sequence:
- a CDS encoding Cytoplasmic glyoxalase II, whose product MHIKSIPMRWGTGDNYSYLLTDEPTGHSWIIDPAEPNEVLPELEPLAHIELKAIVNTHHHYDHSGGNSTFHKKYPSLPVIAGKDSPLVTKTPKSNETLKLGKNLKITALHTPCHTQDSICWYVEDSESGKKAVFTGDTLFTSGCGRFFEGTGEEMDIALNKVLASLPDDTVVYPGHEYTASNVKFSKSVMPNNNALAKLDQFTSQNEFTTGRFTIGDEKLFNPFMKLSDEAVVKATGVTSGIDSDVMDVLRKMKNNF is encoded by the coding sequence atgcaTATCAAGTCAATTCCTATGAGATGGGGCACCGGTGATAACTACAGCTATTTGCTCACCGATGAACCCACGGGACATTCTTGGATAATTGATCCTGCCGAACCTAATGAAGTTCTTCCTGAATTGGAGCCTTTGGCTCACATTGAGCTCAAGGCAATTGTCAATACTCATCACCATTATGATCACTCTGGAGGAAACTCGACTTTTCACAAAAAATACCCCTCCCTTCCTGTGATTGCTGGCAAAGACTCTCCTCTCGTAACTAAGACGCCGAAGAGCAATGAAACTCTGAAATTAGGCAAGAACCTTAAAATAACAGCTCTACATACGCCATGTCATACTCAAGATTCCATATGCTGGTATGTTGAGGACTCAGAGTCTGGAAAGAAGGCAGTTTTCACTGGCGACACCCTATTCACTTCTGGCTGCGGgagattctttgaaggaacaGGTGAAGAAATGGACATTGCCTTGAATAAGGTTCTTGCTAGCCTGCCAGATGATACCGTTGTTTATCCAGGTCACGAGTATACTGCCAGCAATGTCAAGTTCTCTAAATCAGTGATGCCCAACAACAATGCTTTGGCCAAATTGGATCAATTTACTTCTCAGAATGAGTTCACCACAGGCAGATTCACTATTGGCGATGAAAAGTTGTTCAACCCATTTATGAAACTTAGTGATGAAGCTGTAGTGAAAGCTACTGGTGTAACATCGGGCATTGACAGTGATGTCATGGATGTCTTaagaaaaatgaagaaCAACTTCTAA